Proteins from one Lacrimispora sphenoides genomic window:
- a CDS encoding dUTP diphosphatase has product MTQTIRIKYFTDKIERLRYIDGKSDWIDLRAAQEVEMKAGEFKLIPLGIAMELPAGFESHVVPRSSTFKNYGVIQTNSMGIIDETYCGDNDQWFFPAYALRDTVIHVNDRICQFRIMEHQPALCLEEVELLGHEDRGGHGSTGKQ; this is encoded by the coding sequence GTGACACAAACCATAAGAATCAAATATTTTACGGATAAAATAGAACGTTTACGCTACATTGACGGCAAATCTGACTGGATTGATCTGCGGGCAGCACAGGAAGTGGAGATGAAGGCAGGCGAGTTTAAACTGATCCCCTTGGGGATAGCGATGGAACTGCCGGCTGGATTTGAATCCCATGTGGTTCCAAGAAGCAGCACATTCAAAAATTACGGCGTGATCCAGACCAACAGCATGGGAATCATTGATGAGACATACTGTGGGGACAATGACCAGTGGTTTTTCCCTGCTTATGCGCTGCGGGATACAGTGATCCATGTAAATGACCGCATCTGCCAGTTCCGCATTATGGAGCATCAGCCTGCTTTATGTTTAGAAGAAGTGGAACTTCTGGGACATGAGGACCGCGGCGGCCATGGAAGCACTGGAAAACAATAA
- the scpB gene encoding SMC-Scp complex subunit ScpB, with product MESMDKDTLLPDGPKKSTKEEKVWEAVIEAVLFTMGNSVELKALAAAIDQDEATAKEVVLRLMKRYDTGKRGMQILELENSYQMCTRSEYYENLIRVASAPKKQVLTDVVLETLSIIAYKQPVTKLEIEKIRGVKSDHAVNKLVEYNLVYEVGRVDAPGRPALFATTEEFLRRFGIGSTQNLPVADPVVTAEIRMEVEEELSESGDLIPAEDKKDDNIQEDIR from the coding sequence ATGGAATCGATGGATAAGGATACTCTATTGCCCGATGGGCCGAAGAAGAGCACAAAAGAAGAGAAGGTGTGGGAAGCCGTGATCGAGGCGGTTCTCTTTACCATGGGGAATTCCGTTGAACTTAAGGCTCTTGCTGCAGCGATTGACCAGGATGAGGCCACTGCTAAGGAAGTGGTTCTCCGTTTGATGAAGCGCTATGATACGGGGAAAAGAGGGATGCAGATCCTTGAACTGGAAAACAGCTATCAGATGTGCACGCGGTCTGAATATTACGAGAACTTGATCCGTGTGGCATCTGCGCCTAAAAAGCAGGTTCTTACGGATGTGGTTTTAGAGACGCTGTCCATCATAGCTTACAAGCAGCCTGTGACAAAGCTTGAAATAGAAAAAATCAGGGGCGTAAAATCAGATCATGCGGTCAATAAGCTGGTGGAATACAACCTGGTATATGAAGTGGGCCGTGTGGATGCTCCCGGCCGTCCGGCACTATTTGCCACCACAGAAGAATTTTTAAGAAGATTTGGCATTGGATCTACTCAGAATCTTCCGGTTGCCGATCCTGTTGTAACAGCTGAGATACGGATGGAAGTGGAAGAGGAACTTTCGGAAAGCGGTGATTTAATTCCGGCAGAAGATAAAAAAGATGATAACATTCAGGAGGATATAAGGTGA
- a CDS encoding segregation and condensation protein A: MGISYKLDNFEGPLDLLLHLIEKNKVNIYDIPIATITEQYLDFVNHMETEDLNIVSEFLVMAATLIDIKARMLLPRETNEEGEEEDPRAELVARLLEYKYYKYMSLELKDREVGAERLLYKSPSIPPEVAKYEPPVDLDKLLDGLTLAKLQEIFRAVTKRKSDRVDPIRSRFGNIRRESISLEDKIKSVMDYAREHRKFSFRGLLEQQPDRTLVVVTFLALLELMKIGKIRLTQEHLFDDMFIETLEPEGDDGELDLSELQDEGEGIKGEEIDGIDG, from the coding sequence ATGGGAATCTCTTATAAACTGGATAATTTCGAGGGGCCGCTGGATTTACTGCTTCATTTGATCGAGAAGAATAAGGTGAATATCTACGACATTCCCATTGCGACGATCACGGAGCAGTACCTGGACTTTGTAAATCATATGGAAACAGAGGATTTAAACATTGTCAGCGAATTTCTTGTCATGGCTGCGACCCTCATTGATATAAAGGCGCGCATGCTGCTTCCCAGGGAAACCAATGAGGAAGGCGAGGAAGAGGATCCCAGGGCTGAGCTTGTGGCACGCCTTTTGGAATACAAATATTATAAATATATGTCTCTGGAGCTTAAGGACCGGGAAGTGGGAGCGGAACGTCTGCTGTATAAATCCCCTTCCATTCCGCCTGAGGTGGCAAAGTACGAACCGCCGGTGGATTTGGACAAGCTCCTTGACGGGCTTACCCTGGCGAAACTCCAGGAGATTTTCCGGGCGGTCACGAAACGTAAGTCGGACCGCGTGGATCCTATCCGCAGCCGGTTTGGCAATATCCGGAGGGAATCCATAAGCCTGGAGGACAAGATAAAATCGGTCATGGATTATGCCAGAGAGCACCGGAAGTTTTCTTTCCGCGGGCTGCTTGAGCAGCAGCCGGACCGGACCTTGGTTGTTGTGACATTTTTAGCGCTTCTGGAGCTCATGAAGATCGGCAAGATCAGGCTGACCCAGGAGCATTTGTTTGATGATATGTTCATTGAAACCCTGGAACCGGAAGGGGATGACGGGGAACTGGATTTGTCGGAACTGCAGGATGAAGGGGAAGGAATTAAGGGAGAGGAAATCGATGGAATCGATGGATAA
- a CDS encoding metallophosphoesterase, whose translation MGVAAVAICAAVGAGLYLRSEYEKEQLSIERTVFKSAKIKADRTIVFLSDLHEHRFGDGNERLLAAVNEAAPDLVLVGGDMIISKGKADMAASLELLEKLAGKYPVICGNGNHENRLLWEHQVYGDAYEAYVHSLKKLGIKVLDNRTEWYGEDIAVTGIDLKKGAYRKFHPDRLTEDEIEQKVGKAAKERFQILLCHSPLYFSSCRSWGADLTLSGHFHGGTIRLPYLGGVMTPQYQFFLPYCAGEFTEDGRHMIVSRGLGTHSINIRLNNKPQLVVVDLKMKS comes from the coding sequence ATGGGGGTTGCTGCCGTAGCTATCTGTGCCGCAGTGGGCGCAGGCTTATATTTGCGTTCCGAATATGAAAAAGAACAGCTTAGCATAGAGAGAACTGTTTTTAAAAGCGCTAAGATAAAGGCGGATCGTACCATCGTGTTCCTTTCCGATCTTCACGAACACCGGTTTGGCGACGGCAATGAAAGGCTGCTGGCCGCTGTTAATGAGGCGGCTCCTGATCTTGTACTGGTAGGCGGTGATATGATCATCAGCAAGGGGAAAGCGGATATGGCCGCTTCCTTAGAGCTTTTGGAAAAGCTGGCAGGTAAATACCCTGTCATTTGCGGCAATGGCAATCATGAGAACCGTCTGCTTTGGGAACACCAGGTGTACGGAGACGCATATGAAGCGTATGTGCACAGTTTAAAAAAGCTTGGAATCAAAGTTCTTGATAACCGGACAGAATGGTATGGAGAAGATATCGCTGTTACCGGGATTGATCTAAAAAAAGGGGCTTACCGGAAGTTCCATCCGGATCGTTTAACAGAGGATGAGATTGAACAAAAGGTGGGAAAGGCAGCGAAGGAGCGGTTTCAGATTCTGCTGTGCCATTCTCCCCTTTATTTTTCCTCATGCAGAAGCTGGGGAGCAGATTTGACTCTGTCCGGCCACTTTCATGGGGGAACCATAAGGCTCCCATACCTTGGAGGGGTCATGACACCTCAATATCAATTTTTCCTTCCATACTGCGCCGGTGAGTTTACAGAAGATGGGAGGCATATGATCGTAAGCAGAGGGCTTGGAACCCATTCCATTAATATCCGCTTAAACAACAAACCTCAACTGGTAGTGGTGGATTTAAAAATGAAATCATGA
- a CDS encoding helix-turn-helix domain-containing protein yields MIVYDRLWETMKKKNISQYHLIKYCKVSAGQIGRLKKNNFVSTHTIDMLCRILDCDVEEIMEYRADISEATLMSECKTGTKQDNAPSEDLA; encoded by the coding sequence ATGATTGTTTATGACAGACTATGGGAAACCATGAAAAAGAAAAACATCAGCCAGTATCATCTGATAAAGTACTGCAAGGTCAGTGCCGGGCAAATCGGGCGGCTTAAGAAAAATAACTTCGTTTCCACTCATACCATTGATATGCTCTGCAGGATTCTGGACTGCGATGTGGAAGAAATCATGGAATACCGGGCCGATATAAGCGAGGCCACCCTGATGTCAGAATGCAAAACGGGAACAAAACAGGACAATGCTCCTTCAGAGGATTTGGCATAG
- a CDS encoding serine hydrolase produces the protein MAKKSCRLWSLVISISILASIPSYGETPLIQPFPGSAGQTESGSGPSGNTSGEIGPGVGTGTGGGSTQTGDTPNAGGTLPADIKQPVIQSEGAILMDASTGTLLYSKNGETRYYPASITKLMTALLVAEKCNLSETVTFSKAATTNLESGAVTLGLTEGDKLTVEQSLYGLMLKSANEVANGLAEHVSGSVSAFSALMNARAKELGCTGTNFVNPNGLNSSSHYTTPHDMALIARAAYQNDTVKKVSSTLSYQIPATKKASARTVTMGHKMLNPGDSRYYPGVIGGKTGFTSLAGNTLVTCVEKNGVRLIAVIMKSKSTHYEDTKSLLDYGFALKAAGGTAKASSQGWVQDGTKWYYGKQDGNKACNEWQNINGVYYWFGTDSFMAASRWVESNGKWYYLGANGAMLKDTITPDGYRLDSSGAWIR, from the coding sequence ATGGCAAAAAAATCATGCAGGCTGTGGAGCCTGGTAATCAGTATCAGCATTCTGGCGTCAATACCATCATACGGGGAGACGCCCCTAATACAGCCGTTTCCGGGATCTGCCGGACAGACAGAGTCGGGAAGCGGGCCGTCGGGAAACACGTCCGGTGAGATCGGACCTGGGGTCGGCACCGGAACCGGCGGGGGAAGTACTCAGACGGGAGACACTCCCAATGCCGGAGGAACATTACCTGCGGACATAAAGCAGCCGGTCATTCAATCGGAAGGTGCGATCCTTATGGATGCGTCTACAGGAACCCTGCTTTATTCAAAGAACGGGGAAACAAGATACTATCCTGCCAGCATTACAAAGCTTATGACCGCCCTTCTTGTTGCAGAAAAATGCAACTTGTCAGAAACAGTGACGTTCTCAAAGGCTGCCACCACAAACCTGGAATCAGGTGCGGTAACTCTGGGACTTACGGAGGGGGACAAGCTGACGGTAGAGCAGAGCCTTTACGGACTCATGCTAAAGTCTGCCAATGAAGTGGCCAATGGTCTGGCAGAGCATGTTTCAGGAAGTGTGAGCGCGTTTTCTGCCCTGATGAATGCCCGGGCAAAGGAGCTTGGCTGTACTGGAACCAATTTTGTCAACCCCAATGGACTTAACAGCTCCAGCCATTATACCACACCTCATGACATGGCTCTCATTGCCAGAGCAGCCTATCAGAATGACACGGTAAAAAAGGTATCCTCTACCTTAAGTTACCAGATACCGGCCACAAAGAAGGCTTCTGCCAGAACAGTGACCATGGGGCATAAGATGCTTAATCCGGGAGATTCCAGGTATTATCCGGGAGTAATAGGAGGTAAGACAGGCTTTACTTCCCTGGCCGGCAATACCTTAGTCACCTGTGTGGAAAAGAACGGCGTCCGGCTGATTGCGGTTATCATGAAGAGTAAATCCACTCATTATGAAGATACAAAGTCTCTGCTTGATTATGGATTTGCCTTAAAGGCTGCCGGCGGGACAGCAAAAGCTTCTTCCCAGGGCTGGGTCCAGGATGGGACGAAGTGGTATTACGGAAAGCAGGATGGTAATAAGGCCTGCAACGAGTGGCAGAATATAAACGGAGTGTATTACTGGTTTGGCACAGATTCTTTTATGGCGGCAAGCCGCTGGGTGGAGAGCAATGGGAAGTGGTATTATCTGGGAGCCAATGGAGCCATGCTTAAGGATACCATTACGCCCGATGGATACCGCCTGGATTCTTCCGGTGCCTGGATCCGGTAG
- a CDS encoding NUDIX domain-containing protein, whose translation MERRNEEGLTEKEFLLQYRPGNYERPSVTVDMLIFAVDEEEMETEVLLIKRKNHPCIGQWAIPGGFVNVDESLEAAAARELEEETGLKGICLEQLYTWGNVKRDPRTRVISVSYMAAVPKNQLTPKAGDDAEEACWFQVKKKKLSELENGATYALTIENEEEHIFMSYRITETYERQGMMWKKETEIDLLPAIDVLDQEKLAFDHAEILNVAMDRLEELEKEYSDQIF comes from the coding sequence ATGGAACGAAGGAATGAAGAGGGATTAACGGAAAAAGAGTTTCTTTTGCAGTATCGTCCGGGGAATTATGAACGCCCGTCGGTGACCGTGGATATGCTGATTTTTGCGGTGGATGAGGAGGAGATGGAAACAGAAGTTCTTCTCATTAAGCGGAAAAACCATCCATGCATCGGACAGTGGGCGATTCCGGGAGGTTTTGTAAATGTGGATGAATCCCTGGAGGCCGCGGCAGCCAGAGAGCTGGAGGAAGAGACGGGGTTAAAAGGTATTTGTCTGGAACAGCTCTATACATGGGGGAACGTAAAGCGTGATCCCAGAACAAGAGTCATTTCAGTATCCTATATGGCCGCAGTACCTAAGAATCAGCTGACTCCAAAGGCCGGAGATGATGCCGAAGAAGCCTGTTGGTTCCAGGTGAAGAAAAAGAAGCTCTCTGAACTGGAGAATGGAGCCACCTATGCGCTTACCATTGAAAATGAAGAGGAGCATATTTTTATGAGCTATCGGATCACCGAAACCTATGAGCGTCAGGGCATGATGTGGAAAAAGGAGACGGAGATCGATCTTTTGCCGGCTATTGATGTGCTGGATCAGGAGAAGCTGGCATTTGACCATGCTGAGATCTTAAATGTGGCAATGGACCGTTTGGAAGAATTGGAAAAAGAATATAGCGATCAGATTTTTTAG
- a CDS encoding COG2426 family protein, which produces MLQKYMTVFFISMVPLIELRGAIPYSTVMGLPLFQSYIVAILGNMLPVPIIYLFARKVLEWGADKPVIGGFFSWCLEKGKRGGEKLQAKAGQGLFIALLLFVGVPLPGTGAWTGTLAASLLDIDFKSSILAVMGGVLVAGAIMGLASAGVLGALQSVIF; this is translated from the coding sequence ATGTTACAAAAATATATGACCGTTTTCTTTATCTCCATGGTTCCGCTGATAGAGCTTCGCGGTGCAATTCCATATTCAACAGTGATGGGACTTCCGCTTTTTCAGTCCTATATTGTTGCAATTCTTGGGAATATGCTTCCGGTACCTATCATATATCTGTTTGCGAGGAAGGTTCTCGAATGGGGAGCAGATAAGCCAGTGATCGGCGGCTTTTTTTCCTGGTGCCTGGAAAAAGGAAAGCGTGGCGGCGAAAAACTGCAGGCGAAAGCTGGACAAGGGTTGTTTATTGCACTTTTGTTATTTGTGGGAGTTCCCCTTCCGGGAACCGGTGCCTGGACGGGCACTTTGGCAGCCAGCCTGCTTGATATTGATTTTAAATCCAGTATTTTAGCCGTGATGGGAGGCGTCCTGGTGGCAGGGGCTATTATGGGACTTGCCAGTGCAGGAGTTTTAGGGGCGCTTCAGTCCGTGATTTTCTAA
- a CDS encoding phosphatase PAP2 family protein, translated as MKDLFHRYRHVWILGYAFIYIPWFIHLEKTVTNHYYIMHVALDDLIPFNEYFIIPYLLWFVYIAAAILFFFYTDVKDYYRLCTMLFTGMTISLVICTVFPNGTDFRPVIDPGKNICSDIVAVLYSTDTCTNVFPSIHVYNSICVHIAVLHSERLRKYRLVKTGSLILMISISLATVFLKQHSAFDGLGSLVMAYVMYHFVYSDSFVPSREKVTEKAIS; from the coding sequence ATGAAAGATCTGTTTCACAGGTACAGGCATGTCTGGATCCTCGGCTACGCCTTTATCTATATTCCGTGGTTTATTCACCTGGAAAAGACGGTGACAAACCACTACTATATCATGCATGTTGCTTTAGACGACCTGATTCCTTTTAATGAATATTTCATTATTCCATATCTTTTATGGTTTGTTTATATAGCTGCTGCTATTTTATTCTTTTTTTATACCGATGTAAAAGATTATTACAGACTGTGTACCATGCTGTTTACTGGAATGACCATCAGTCTGGTGATCTGCACCGTGTTTCCAAACGGTACGGATTTCCGCCCTGTGATTGATCCGGGTAAAAATATCTGCTCAGATATTGTAGCAGTTCTTTATTCCACGGATACTTGTACCAATGTATTCCCCAGTATCCATGTTTATAACTCTATTTGTGTACACATTGCAGTCCTTCACAGCGAACGCTTAAGGAAATACCGGTTAGTGAAGACCGGTTCCCTGATCCTGATGATTTCCATCAGCCTTGCAACTGTTTTCTTAAAACAGCATTCTGCCTTTGACGGTCTTGGTTCACTGGTTATGGCCTATGTTATGTACCACTTTGTATACTCTGACTCTTTTGTTCCCAGCAGAGAGAAAGTTACCGAAAAAGCCATCAGTTAA
- a CDS encoding glycosyltransferase family 2 protein — protein MKLLSVAIPCYNSEAYMRHCIDSLLPGGDEVEILIVDDGSTKDHTAEIADEYERNYPEICRAIHQENGGHGAAVNAGLKNATGIYFKVVDSDDWVDESAYKEILDTLRRFVYGEETLDMLISNFVYEKQGATRKKVMNYRTALPKNEIFSWDEVKVFLLGHYILMHSVIYRTELLIQCGLELPMHTFYVDNIFVYQPLPHVRTMYYLDVNFYRYFIGRDDQSVNESVMIGRIDQQIKVTKLMLGYYDVMKIKQRRLRHYMVRYLEIMMTISSILAIKSDNDENMEKKKELWQHLRKQNLPLFLRLRWGFMGQGVNLPGKSGRKFPIAIYKMTQKFFGFN, from the coding sequence GTGAAACTTTTATCTGTAGCAATTCCATGTTACAACTCTGAGGCCTATATGAGGCACTGCATTGATTCTCTGCTGCCGGGAGGCGATGAGGTTGAGATCCTCATTGTGGATGACGGGTCTACCAAAGATCATACGGCAGAAATCGCGGATGAATATGAAAGAAATTATCCGGAAATCTGCCGGGCGATCCATCAGGAAAATGGCGGCCACGGCGCGGCAGTGAATGCCGGCTTAAAAAATGCCACTGGAATTTACTTTAAGGTGGTAGACAGCGATGACTGGGTGGACGAGTCTGCTTATAAGGAAATTCTGGACACTTTACGGCGATTTGTTTATGGGGAAGAGACCCTGGATATGCTGATCAGCAATTTTGTCTATGAAAAGCAGGGGGCAACCCGGAAAAAAGTCATGAATTACCGTACAGCCCTTCCAAAGAATGAGATATTTAGCTGGGATGAGGTCAAGGTATTCCTGCTTGGGCATTATATTCTTATGCATTCGGTGATTTACCGGACAGAGCTTCTGATACAATGCGGTCTGGAACTTCCCATGCACACTTTTTATGTGGATAATATATTTGTGTACCAGCCGCTGCCTCACGTAAGAACCATGTATTATTTGGATGTGAATTTCTACCGCTACTTTATCGGAAGAGACGACCAGTCTGTAAACGAATCGGTCATGATCGGCCGAATCGACCAGCAGATCAAGGTGACAAAACTGATGCTTGGCTATTACGATGTAATGAAAATCAAGCAGCGCAGGCTGCGTCATTACATGGTGCGGTATTTGGAGATCATGATGACCATATCCTCTATCCTAGCAATCAAGTCAGACAATGATGAAAATATGGAAAAGAAAAAGGAACTGTGGCAACACCTCCGCAAGCAGAACTTACCGTTGTTCCTAAGGCTTCGATGGGGCTTTATGGGTCAGGGGGTCAATCTCCCCGGTAAGAGCGGAAGGAAATTCCCGATTGCGATCTATAAAATGACCCAGAAATTTTTCGGTTTTAACTAA
- a CDS encoding CPBP family intramembrane glutamic endopeptidase encodes MISIILHLILPMFFYTAVTTVLFLSMNLGPLEATALSAILVSPVLYYFYSADQSRRVQQSSPGLNLHGCLIYILIFGASLCVLGNYIVDMLGLTEMSISYKEAENNLYSASFPLQLLASGFIIPFAEEIIFRGLGYAALKEKLPFWLSAVLSAALFGLYHGNLPQGVYAFLIGLAVAWLYEVSGTLLAPYLFHVSANFLSLWIVNTERLNSLFYTDRRPVLAAASAVASAICAIRIYQKNNFKEDVV; translated from the coding sequence ATGATATCAATCATCCTGCATTTGATCCTTCCCATGTTTTTTTACACAGCTGTGACGACTGTTTTATTTTTATCAATGAACTTAGGCCCATTGGAAGCCACTGCCTTATCCGCCATTTTAGTCTCCCCCGTGCTATATTACTTTTATTCCGCAGACCAAAGCCGCCGTGTACAACAATCTTCCCCAGGACTTAATCTACACGGCTGCCTGATCTATATCTTAATATTTGGGGCATCTTTATGCGTCCTTGGCAATTATATAGTGGATATGCTTGGTCTGACCGAAATGTCCATATCCTACAAAGAAGCCGAAAACAACTTATATTCAGCGTCCTTCCCCCTTCAGCTTCTTGCTTCCGGCTTTATAATCCCTTTTGCAGAAGAGATCATATTCCGGGGACTGGGTTATGCTGCACTTAAGGAAAAACTCCCCTTTTGGCTGTCTGCGGTCTTGTCCGCAGCTCTTTTCGGGCTATACCATGGAAATCTTCCACAGGGAGTTTATGCCTTTCTCATTGGCCTGGCTGTAGCCTGGCTATATGAGGTTTCAGGAACATTGCTGGCCCCTTATCTATTTCACGTATCAGCAAATTTCCTGTCGCTCTGGATAGTGAATACAGAGCGTTTGAATTCTTTGTTTTATACAGACCGGAGACCGGTTTTGGCGGCAGCATCAGCGGTGGCTTCTGCCATTTGTGCAATCCGCATTTATCAGAAAAACAATTTTAAGGAGGATGTTGTGTGA
- the arcC gene encoding carbamate kinase, translated as MAKKRIVLALGHHALGTNLPEQKKAVAETSKVIADFIEAGWQVAVTHSNAPQVGMIHTAMNEFGKLHDGYTSAPMSVCSAMSQGYIGYDLQNGIQAELAKRGIYKSAATILTQMMVNPYDEAFYTPMKPVGRFMSAEDAKEEEEKGNYVEEVPGKGFRRVVASPKPVSIVEIDIIKAVMDADQIVIACGGGGIPVMEQGYRLKGASAVIEKDRAAGLLAKEINADVLMILTNVDNVILNFGTLEERSISQMSLEEAESYIQEGQFESSSMLPKIEASVDFLQNGENRKAIITSLDKAEASLEGKAGTVMQSF; from the coding sequence ATGGCTAAAAAACGTATTGTCCTGGCTTTGGGACATCATGCATTGGGAACAAATCTTCCGGAACAGAAAAAGGCAGTTGCCGAAACATCAAAAGTAATCGCAGATTTTATTGAAGCCGGCTGGCAGGTGGCTGTCACCCACAGCAATGCTCCGCAGGTGGGCATGATCCACACAGCTATGAATGAATTCGGAAAACTTCACGACGGCTATACTTCTGCGCCCATGTCCGTATGCTCTGCCATGAGCCAGGGTTACATTGGTTATGATCTGCAAAATGGCATTCAGGCAGAACTTGCAAAGCGCGGTATTTACAAATCTGCAGCCACTATTTTGACACAGATGATGGTAAATCCTTATGACGAGGCTTTTTACACCCCTATGAAGCCTGTGGGACGCTTTATGTCTGCGGAAGATGCAAAAGAGGAAGAAGAAAAGGGGAACTATGTGGAAGAAGTGCCTGGCAAGGGCTTCCGCAGAGTTGTGGCTTCTCCTAAGCCTGTATCCATTGTGGAAATTGACATCATAAAGGCTGTTATGGATGCAGACCAGATCGTTATCGCCTGCGGAGGCGGCGGCATACCGGTTATGGAACAGGGATACCGATTAAAGGGCGCCAGCGCAGTCATTGAAAAGGACCGGGCAGCCGGGCTTCTGGCAAAAGAAATCAATGCCGATGTGCTTATGATCCTTACAAACGTTGACAATGTCATCCTGAATTTCGGAACCCTTGAGGAACGTTCCATCAGCCAGATGAGTCTGGAAGAGGCAGAAAGCTACATTCAGGAAGGACAGTTTGAATCAAGCTCCATGCTCCCGAAAATAGAAGCCTCCGTGGACTTTTTGCAAAACGGTGAAAACCGGAAAGCCATCATTACCTCTCTGGATAAAGCAGAAGCAAGCCTGGAAGGAAAAGCAGGTACGGTAATGCAATCTTTTTGA
- the pdaA gene encoding delta-lactam-biosynthetic de-N-acetylase — MVFLLFLCAFLAGHLGAMMVEQHRAVETAADGNWGLSFQQEGQPPVANATMDYLKQYNAYYAEKTPDKVLYLTFDAGYENGNTAAILDALKKHNAPATFFVVGNYIETAPELVKRMVAEGHIVGNHTYHHPDMSKISSKEAFEKEIKDLENLFEQTTGQPMKQYYRPPQGKYSEANLKMANDIGYKTFFWSLAYVDWYQDKQPTKEEAFKKLLGRIHPGAVVLLHSTSSTNAQILDELLTKWEEMGYQFKSLDQLVAQ; from the coding sequence ATGGTATTCCTGCTTTTCCTCTGCGCCTTTCTGGCCGGCCACCTTGGTGCAATGATGGTGGAACAACACCGGGCAGTGGAGACTGCTGCAGATGGAAACTGGGGGTTAAGTTTCCAACAGGAAGGGCAGCCGCCGGTAGCCAATGCTACCATGGACTATTTAAAACAGTATAATGCCTATTATGCTGAAAAAACCCCGGATAAAGTTCTTTATCTGACCTTTGATGCCGGATACGAAAACGGAAATACCGCTGCTATACTGGATGCATTAAAGAAACATAATGCCCCGGCCACCTTTTTTGTAGTAGGAAATTACATAGAGACTGCTCCGGAGTTAGTAAAGCGTATGGTTGCAGAAGGCCATATCGTAGGCAACCATACCTATCACCATCCGGATATGTCTAAGATTTCTTCAAAAGAAGCATTTGAAAAAGAGATCAAGGATTTAGAGAACCTTTTTGAGCAGACCACCGGACAGCCCATGAAACAATACTACCGTCCGCCGCAGGGGAAATACAGTGAGGCCAATTTAAAAATGGCGAATGATATAGGTTATAAAACCTTTTTCTGGAGCCTTGCCTACGTTGACTGGTATCAGGATAAGCAGCCCACAAAGGAGGAAGCCTTTAAAAAGCTTTTAGGCAGGATCCATCCCGGAGCAGTCGTGCTCTTACACAGCACCTCCAGCACCAACGCCCAGATTCTTGATGAATTGCTGACGAAATGGGAGGAAATGGGCTATCAGTTTAAATCTCTGGATCAGCTGGTGGCTCAGTAA